The following proteins are encoded in a genomic region of Arvicanthis niloticus isolate mArvNil1 chromosome 21, mArvNil1.pat.X, whole genome shotgun sequence:
- the LOC117693590 gene encoding uncharacterized protein LOC117693590 translates to MEDTKKVGGPDPSGPQGHPLPSSQQLRGGFKGSQGPWMNSRPLYSKQGLSLSTGAIADMACSSTSQDPATQPTLQLLHNSAQVSSQCDYARASQDTPRFSSNPFPNPTVGTQEHLLMDDGTQTLPMCTDNNDTDDKAQNRFNLSQLQLQIGRESKAPAKVLVGWGKGTCSVGPMASGGSRKSRWLPYFLSGQNGVVEGQAPLLTMAQAPVQDQRQDKGPCLAQPPILNKTTSSPSLPLPTTIPASVTSINGLPAPAAVKPYTYSPNYLTNTTAATKDLPLDLKNGVNQLSVPSDPSKKDKVYFFLKETPPNPVPSPAEFSPKTQDQEIAKMQVPIQQSEDPANNCLVHASKLDPLTPASEPLDTFKTQENSHKVCSSQPDKQAPNACNNNNCSNVPLPALQQGVYNKQSLPQTPRGVIQNPISSAPTCQLQNAVEDHVLVFDMATGNTRVGLLCHDPMGSRAVLVGLTPNHPSTHVSENTLSAWSLPRPILSPNSDHPSLWSTTAVLSSPVPSSLSAGSYREVALVPKEARHNLEPRNSPGTESPIRMLARPAVPVPGTPIQYGEKIPTQVPDPSWPKSDAEKTDADHTIWNLDSSMVQPRKLQWIKPDPVSTADTQVVSRSPLQEKASSNNQQAVHPSGPQAEGTGQVFLTGQSFLNGQNLLARQLPVAEQGSLSDQLPSTKQPQLTCAPHLSEQTPLPTQLSLTRHVPITVKPITTKEPTFTSGESIQPSTQESEPLCNPTHVGILRVPLAPEEACIYVNRDKVGNNRVQRYSVHQPQSWQPSDPHRAQQEQLSLITFTGCKDLPISMVGTETMNGHQFKMTTEDITRASVVAHLGLLRGNCYELVSTMDALPVQTAMLCNRPSIPYQKMAAIVIDTGTGFTKCGLAQENHVLSVVPSQVQMLQHPPQGQPQYVVPEHQEGSYSVLNRGVVSDWDALEVLWQHLFYCKLRVQPEEMAVLVADSPISPRTNREKVAEILFERFHVPAMQTVHQALLTLYAYGRTTGLVVGSGHGTSYVAPIITGDLAPLDTYRLDVAGADLTDYLAQLLMSGGHSPPKGGIVRQIKEACCYVAMDTATEMARNQSQVQVDFVLPDKHVITLGSERFCCPEALFQPNLLGLNQLGLPQLALLSISRLEVKQQEQLLANVVLEGGSTLINGFPERLRQELGPGATVLGSPHRAVAAWLGGSIMACRDSFQSLWLSRREYEEEGPWAIYKYQL, encoded by the coding sequence ATGGAAGACACCAAGAAGGTGGGGGGCCCTGATCCATCGGGCCCCCAGGGCCATCCACTGCCTAGCAGCCAGCAGCTAAGGGGTGGTTTCAAAGGGTCCCAGGGACCATGGATGAACTCCAGACCTCTCTACTCGAAGCAAGGGCTGTCACTATCCACCGGGGCCATTGCTGATATGGCCTGCAGCTCAACCTCCCAGGATCCCGCCACTCAGCCCACGCTCCAACTACTACATAATTCTGCTCAGGTCAGCTCCCAGTGTGACTATGCACGGGCCTCCCAGGACACCCCGAGATTCTCTTCTAACCCATTCCCAAACCCCACTGTGGGAACCCAAGAGCATCTCCTCATGGACGATGGGACTCAGACTCTGCCAATGTGCACAGACAACAACGACACAGATGACAAAGCCCAGAACAGATTCAACCTCTCCCAGCTTCAATTACAGATTGGGAGGGAGAGCAAGGCTCCAGCTAAAGTCCTGGTAGGCTGGGGCAAAGGAACCTGTAGTGTTGGCCCGATGGCCTCTGGGGGCTCCAGGAAGAGTCGATGGCTACCCTACTTCCTCTCGGGACAGAATGGTGTAGTTGAAGGTCAAGCACCTCTTTTGACTATGGCTCAGGCTCCAGTCCAAGATCAGAGGCAAGACAAGGGTCCATGTCTGGCCCAGCCTCCTATCCTAAACAAGACGACTTCTTCGCCGTCATTGCCTCTTCCAACCACAATTCCAGCTTCTGTGACATCTATCAACGGATTACCAGCACCTGCTGCAGTTAAACCTTACACCTATAGTCCCAACTACCTGACTAATACCACTGCAGCCACTAAAGACCTGCCTCTTGATCTCAAGAACGGGGTCAACCAATTGTCCGTTCCCTCCGATCCTTCCAAAAAGGACAAAGTATATTTTTTCCTTAAGGAAACTCCTCCCAATCCAGTACCTAGTCCAGCAGAATTTTCACCCAAAACCCAGGACCAAGAAATTGCCAAGATGCAGGTGCCAATCCAGCAATCTGAGGACCCTGCAAATAACTGTCTGGTCCATGCCTCCAAGCTAGATCCCTTAACGCCAGCCTCAGAGCCTCTAGACACTTTCAAGACACAGGAGAATAGCCACAAGGTTTGCAGCTCTCAGCCAGACAAGCAGGCCCCCAATGCCTGTAACAACAACAACTGCTCTAATGTGCCACTGCCAGCCCTTCAACAAGGAGTCTACAACAAGCAGTCCCTACCCCAGACTCCCAGAGGAGTCATACAGAATCCCATTTCTAGTGCCCCGACCTGCCAGCTCCAGAATGCCGTAGAAGACCATGTGCTGGTATTTGATATGGCCACAGGCAACACCAGGGTGGGGTTGCTGTGCCATGATCCCATGGGCTCACGGGCAGTGCTTGTAGGTCTCACACCCAACCACCCATCAACTCATGTTTCTGAAAATACGCTGTCTGCTTGGTCATTACCCAGGCCAATTCTCTCCCCTAACAGTGATCACCCCAGCCTCTGGTCTACCACAGCTGTGCTGTCTAGCCCTGTACCCTCCAGTCTCTCAGCTGGAAGTTACCGAGAGGTAGCCCTAGTTCCCAAGGAGGCCAGACACAACCTAGAGCCAAGGAATTCCCCCGGCACCGAAAGCCCTATCAGGATGCTTGCCAGACCTGCTGTACCTGTACCGGGGACACCCATCCAATATGGTGAAAAAATACCAACCCAAGTTCCTGATCCTAGCTGGCCCAAATCTGATGCTGAAAAGACAGATGCTGACCACACCATCTGGAATCTGGACAGTTCCATGGTTCAGCCTAGGAAATTGCAGTGGATAAAGCCAGATCCTGTTTCAACAGCCGATACCCAGGTAGTGTCCAGATCTCCACTCCAGGAGAAAGCAAGCAGCAATAACCAGCAAGCAGTTCACCCTAGTGGCCCTCAGGCTGAAGGTACTGGACAAGTCTTCCTCACTGGTCAGAGTTTCCTCAATGGGCAGAACCTCCTTGCTAGACAGCTGCCTGTAGCTGAGCAGGGCTCCCTGTCTGATCAGCTCCCCTCTACCAAGCAGCCCCAGCTTACCTGTGCACCTCATCTCAGTGAACAGACTCCTCTTCCCACACAACTTTCCCTCACTAGACATGTACCCATCACAGTGAAGCCCATCACCACCAAAGAGCCCACCTTCACCTCTGGGGAGTCCATTCAGCCCTCTACTCAAGAGAGTGAACCCTTGTGCAATCCTACACATGTGGGAATACTCCGAGTACCCCTGGCTCCTGAGGAAGCCTGTATTTATGTGAACAGAGATAAAGTTGGAAACAATAGGGTTCAAAGATACAGCGTACATCAGCCCCAATCCTGGCAACCTAGCGATCCCCACAGGGCCCAGCAGGAACAACTTTCTCTGATCACGTTTACTGGCTGTAAGGATTTACCCATATCCATGGTGGGCACTGAGACCATGAATGGACATCAGTTCAAGATGACCACTGAGGACATTACACGCGCATCAGTGGTTGCTCACCTGGGTCTTCTCCGTGGGAACTGCTATGAGTTAGTATCCACTATGGACGCTCTACCAGTACAGACAGCAATGCTTTGTAACCGTCCCTCCATCCCCTACCAGAAAATGGCGGCCATCGTGATTGATACTGGCACGGGATTTACTAAATGTGGACTGGCTCAAGAGAACCATGTCCTTAGTGTGGTACCCTCACAAGTTCAGATGCTGCAACACCCACCCCAGGGCCAGCCCCAATATGTGGTACCCGAACACCAAGAGGGCTCCTACTCAGTACTGAACCGAGGAGTAGTCTCTGACTGGGATGCTTTAGAGGTGCTATGGCAACACCTATTCTACTGCAAACTGAGAGTGCAGCCTGAGGAGATGGCCGTGCTTGTGGCCGACTCCCCCATCTCACCACGTACCAACAGAGAGAAGGTAGCCGAAATACTCTTCGAGCGTTTCCACGTGCCAGCTATGCAGACGGTTCATCAGGCTCTATTAACGCTCTATGCTTATGGGCGTACCACTGGGCTGGTTGTGGGAAGCGGCCATGGGACCTCCTATGTGGCACCCATCATCACTGGGGACCTGGCTCCACTTGACACCTACCGGCTGGATGTGGCTGGTGCTGACCTCACTGATTACCTGGCTCAGCTACTCATGTCAGGTGGCCACTCGCCACCCAAGGGAGGGATTGTCAGACAGATTAAAGAGGCCTGCTGTTACGTGGCTATGGATACAGCAACTGAGATGGCCCGAAACCAATCCCAGGTTCAGGTGGACTTCGTGCTCCCCGATAAGCATGTTATCACACTGGGCTCTGAGCGCTTCTGTTGCCCCGAGGCTCTCTTTCAACCCAATCTGCTAGGTCTCAACCAGCTAGGCCTTCCACAGCTGGCCCTGCTAAGCATCAGCCGGCTGGAAGTCAAGCAGCAGGAGCAGTTGCTGGCCAATGTGGTGCTGGAAGGTGGTAGCACCCTGATAAATGGTTTTCCTGAACGGCTGAGACAGGAGCTGGGTCCTGGTGCCACTGTGTTGGGTTCTCCCCACCGTGCAGTTGCTGCCTGGCTTGGGGGTTCTATTATGGCATGCCGGGACTCCTTCCAAAGCCTGTGGCTCAGTCGCAGGGAATATGAAGAGGAAGGCCCATGGGCTATCTACAAATATCAGCTGTGA